In Arvicola amphibius chromosome 1, mArvAmp1.2, whole genome shotgun sequence, one DNA window encodes the following:
- the Cdr2 gene encoding cerebellar degeneration-related protein 2 codes for MLADNLVEEFEIEDEPWYDHRDLQQDLQLAAELGKTLLDRNTELEDSLQQMYTTNQEQLQEIEYLTKQVELLRQMNEQHAKVYEQLDVTARELEETNQKLVAESKASQQKILSLTETIECLQNNIDHLQSQVKELKSSSQERERQKIGDQEKPAPSFSYLKELYDLRQHFVYDHVFAEKITSLENQQSPEEEANEHLKKTVRMLQAQLSLERKKRVSVEAEYKVVLKENSELEQQLGATDAYRARALELEAEVAEMRQMLQAEHPFVNGVEKLVSDSLFVTFKEPSQSLLEELFLAAPEAQRKPLKRSSSETVLSSMAGGDIVKGHEETCIRRAKAVKQRGISLLHEVDTQYSALKVKYEELLKKCQQEQDSLSHKAVQTSRLLARDLTGLVTQCEAGASGWEPTPVTPEPTTSPTTTPPEYKALFKEIFSCIKKTKQEIDEQRTKYPSLSSYS; via the exons ATCTCCAGCTTGCTGCTGAACTTGGAAAGACGCTACTGGATCGGAACACAGAGTTGGAGGATTCTCTTCAGCAGATGTACACAACCAATCAGGAGCAGCTACAGGAAATTGAG TACCTGACCAAGCAGGTGGAGCTTCTGCGGCAAATGAATGAGCAGCATGCAAAAGTTTATGAGCAGTTAGATGTCACAGCAAGAGAACTGGAAGAAACCAACCAGAAGCTTGTGGCTGAGAGCAAAGCCTCGCAACAGAAAATCCTAAG CCTGACAGAAACAATTGAATGCCTACAAAACAACATTGATCACCTCCAGAGCCAAGTGAAGGAGCTGAAATCTTCCAgccaagaaagagagaggcagaagataGGTGACCAGGAGAAACCAGCACCCAGCTTCTCCTATCTGAAGGAGCTGTATGACCTCCGCCA ACACTTTGTATATGACCACGTGTTTGCTGAGAAGATCACTTCCTTGGAAAACCAACAAAGCCCCGAAGAAGAAGCAAACGAGCACCTGAAAAAGACAGTGAGGATGTTGCAGGCCCAGCTGAGCCTAGAGAGGAAGAAGCGAGTGAGCGTGGAGGCGGAGTATAAGGTGGTGCTGAAAGAGAACAGtgagctggagcagcagctggggGCCACAGATGCCTACCGAGCCCGGGCACTGGAGTTGGAGGCTGAGGTGGCCGAGATGCGGCAGATGCTGCAGGCAGAGCATCCTTTTGTGAATGGGGTTGAGAAGCTGGTGTCCGACTCTTTGTTTGTTACTTTCAAGGAGCCCAGCCAGAGCCTGCTGGAGGAGTTGTTCCTAGCTGCTCCAGAAGCACAAAGGAAACCACTCAAGCGCAGCAGCAGTGAGACGGTGCTCAGCAGCATGGCAGGGGGTGACATTGTGAAGGGCCATGAGGAGACTTGCATCAGGAGAGCTAAGGCTGTGAAGCAGAGGGGCATCTCCCTTCTGCATGAAGTGGACACTCAGTACAGTGCCCTGAAAGTGAAATATGAAGAGCTACTGAAGAAGTGCCAGCAGGAGCAGGACTCACTGTCACACAAGGCCGTCCAGACCTCCAGGCTGCTGGCCAGGGACCTGACAGGACTGGTAACCCAGTGTGAGGCTGGAGCCAGTGGCTGGGAACCCACCCCTGTCACCCCAGAGCCCACCACTTCCCCCACCACTACACCTCCAGAATACAAAGCACTATTTAAGGAGATATTTAGttgcatcaagaaaacaaagcaggaaatagatgaacaaagaacaaaataccCATCTCTCTCCTCTTACTCTTAA